In Atribacteraceae bacterium, one DNA window encodes the following:
- a CDS encoding substrate-binding domain-containing protein gives MKNSKSFFQAIGIALVFVVLTVGFFVTFAWGASHEGKFREIPLEWITELEEKLATTIFTPHGPNGETVMGAEVLKLTPEEIEEARQLEFGEYFFIAASLDETEILNKFGMDKVLAELGKEPIAFMGSASISEQMDQVAVLSGKAEAISFVVAQAWEAVTLGPSFVALGEAGVPQVHNWTTPSGLFGEDNYIGLVDADGYGQGMAAAEILAYAMNYEGQVGIIYFALEQWTNVMRLRGALETFAKYPGIQVVAEAGFTDPAQSYDLAVGMLGANPEIDAIWATWMMGPATGAAEAVIAVGRQDEVIVAAPDLGGITGARFIADPDHPIIGAGEADCIEMGENSIRAAVKWLLGRADEVRNGYFVSNVYPIVRANVVDGFEKATRGASGELPQDVFDLLDK, from the coding sequence ATGAAAAACAGTAAGTCTTTTTTCCAAGCGATCGGGATAGCGCTGGTTTTTGTGGTTTTAACTGTGGGTTTCTTTGTCACATTCGCCTGGGGAGCATCTCATGAAGGGAAGTTTCGGGAGATACCTCTGGAATGGATCACCGAATTGGAGGAAAAGCTGGCCACCACTATTTTTACACCACATGGTCCTAACGGTGAGACCGTAATGGGCGCTGAGGTCCTGAAATTGACCCCGGAAGAGATTGAAGAAGCAAGGCAGTTGGAGTTTGGCGAGTACTTTTTTATAGCGGCAAGTCTCGACGAAACAGAAATATTGAATAAATTCGGAATGGACAAAGTATTGGCCGAGTTGGGCAAAGAACCGATAGCTTTTATGGGTTCTGCTTCTATTTCCGAACAGATGGACCAGGTCGCTGTTTTGAGTGGAAAGGCCGAGGCCATAAGTTTTGTTGTCGCCCAGGCTTGGGAAGCTGTAACTTTGGGCCCTTCTTTTGTTGCCCTTGGAGAAGCTGGAGTGCCGCAAGTACATAACTGGACCACCCCGAGTGGATTGTTTGGGGAAGATAATTACATTGGTTTAGTAGATGCCGATGGGTATGGCCAGGGGATGGCCGCGGCGGAAATTCTTGCATACGCGATGAATTATGAGGGTCAGGTGGGAATTATATACTTTGCGCTCGAGCAATGGACAAATGTTATGCGTCTACGGGGGGCCCTGGAAACCTTTGCAAAATACCCGGGTATTCAAGTGGTGGCCGAAGCGGGATTCACTGATCCGGCCCAAAGCTATGATTTGGCGGTAGGAATGCTAGGGGCGAATCCAGAGATAGACGCTATCTGGGCAACCTGGATGATGGGTCCGGCAACTGGTGCGGCAGAAGCGGTTATTGCGGTGGGGAGGCAAGACGAGGTTATTGTCGCTGCACCAGATCTAGGGGGAATTACCGGTGCCCGGTTCATTGCTGATCCAGATCATCCGATTATCGGAGCCGGAGAAGCTGATTGCATAGAAATGGGTGAAAACTCCATTCGAGCGGCTGTAAAATGGTTGCTGGGCCGGGCAGATGAGGTACGCAATGGGTATTTTGTCAGCAATGTCTACCCTATAGTCCGGGCGAATGTCGTTGATGGATTCGAAAAAGCGACGCGTGGCGCTTCGGGCGAACTTCCCCAGGACGTTTTTGATCTTTTAGACAAATAA
- a CDS encoding PAS domain S-box protein has translation MKNRLLAYLTVILPAAVFWVVDALVGSLFFVPGALVERLFLQIPPEAIFTRLLGLSGIVLISFFLTRSFMHQRDLREKLRKNEEGKTTLLDSLDEKVIYLDKDQHILWMNRAAREHASGLLPGDRLGQCHEFWPRHQEPCLPCPARRVFESGQPQTDVVTTPDGKIWSVSGFPILKEKGILSGVLEIFTEIARNKQMEEKHFLSEHRYRTLFETMPLGVVCQDPDGRFIATNPAAESILGLTLDQMEDLNTLEKFWKAVQENGAEFPVDGHPSTQALRTGKPIKYFLMGANGHLEDRRRWLFAIAVSQSLPNGDKSSQIFTIFHDLTEIREREEQIRKSEERFRSLIQNANDLIFALDGKGFTLSVSPAAQRILGFLPEELTGISFFSLLHPEDAPLFREVFFQKIRLPRAISSLPPYRFRRKDGAWVFLETLVNNLLTEPSVQGVVLNSRDVSDRKSMEEVLRKSERDKETILSGMSELLSFQDRELTVQWVNRATSETLGIPEKDLVGMKCYRMWPGQDDICQGCPMIKAIACGETCEGEVTTADGKTWYVRGNPVFGDDGRVSGVVELRLDITERKEQEEKIRYLTFHDTLTGLYNRLFFEAELSRLDTPRQLPMTVIIGDINGLKLVNDAFGHAEGDRLLLRISDILKQSCRREDILARWGGDEFIMLLSQTSTTIARNIVERIRESCRHSDHFPIPVSIALGTATKKTPEESIKKILMLAEDRMYKNKRTESRKTRKLIFKALEKTLRELTRESEAFVQPLLSITLALGRTLQLSQKEMEALELLVSFRNLGKIALPRETMEKTTPLTDNEQENLRNHPDIGYRIAQSMPELAPIAEEILSHHECYDGTGYPQGLKGEDIPLLSRIIKVCETYIKLRLGIYKEPPVSREDALAAIQQRSGLSFDPSIVDALSWTLAQGDFDPAGEKRERE, from the coding sequence ATGAAAAACCGCCTTCTTGCTTATCTCACGGTGATACTACCGGCAGCCGTGTTCTGGGTAGTCGACGCCTTGGTTGGATCGTTGTTTTTCGTCCCTGGCGCCTTGGTCGAACGCCTCTTTCTTCAGATTCCGCCTGAAGCCATTTTCACCCGGTTGCTGGGTCTGTCTGGCATCGTTTTGATAAGTTTTTTTCTTACTCGGTCGTTCATGCACCAGCGGGATCTCCGGGAGAAATTACGGAAAAACGAAGAGGGAAAAACGACTCTTTTGGACAGCCTGGACGAGAAGGTCATTTATTTGGATAAAGATCAGCACATTCTGTGGATGAACCGAGCCGCCCGGGAACATGCTTCCGGCCTTCTGCCCGGTGACCGCCTGGGACAATGTCATGAATTTTGGCCTCGTCACCAGGAACCCTGTCTCCCCTGTCCGGCTCGGCGGGTTTTTGAAAGCGGCCAACCTCAGACAGACGTAGTGACCACACCGGACGGGAAAATTTGGTCGGTGAGTGGATTTCCTATACTCAAGGAAAAAGGAATCCTGTCCGGTGTCCTGGAAATCTTCACCGAGATCGCCCGGAACAAACAGATGGAAGAGAAACACTTTCTCTCCGAACACCGGTATCGGACCCTGTTCGAAACCATGCCCCTAGGTGTGGTTTGCCAGGACCCCGACGGCCGGTTTATCGCTACTAACCCAGCCGCAGAAAGCATCCTCGGATTGACCCTGGATCAAATGGAAGACCTGAACACCCTAGAGAAATTCTGGAAAGCGGTTCAAGAAAACGGTGCGGAATTCCCCGTTGATGGACACCCATCCACGCAGGCCTTAAGAACCGGCAAGCCGATAAAATACTTCCTCATGGGAGCCAACGGTCATTTGGAAGACCGACGCCGCTGGCTTTTCGCCATTGCCGTCTCACAGTCACTGCCAAACGGGGATAAATCCAGCCAGATCTTCACGATCTTTCACGACCTGACCGAAATCCGGGAGAGAGAAGAACAAATCCGGAAAAGTGAAGAGCGGTTCCGCTCACTGATCCAGAATGCAAATGACTTGATTTTTGCACTTGACGGCAAAGGATTCACTCTGTCGGTCAGTCCCGCCGCGCAAAGAATCCTGGGGTTTCTCCCCGAAGAATTGACCGGGATTTCCTTTTTTTCTCTGCTCCACCCGGAAGATGCTCCGTTATTCAGGGAAGTGTTTTTCCAAAAAATCCGGCTACCTCGGGCGATTTCATCCCTGCCGCCTTACCGCTTCCGCCGGAAAGACGGTGCCTGGGTTTTTCTCGAGACCTTGGTGAATAACCTCCTGACTGAACCCTCTGTCCAGGGAGTCGTGCTCAATTCCCGCGACGTTTCCGACCGGAAGTCCATGGAAGAAGTCTTGCGAAAATCGGAACGGGACAAGGAAACGATCCTGAGCGGCATGTCGGAACTACTTTCGTTCCAGGATCGCGAATTGACCGTCCAGTGGGTGAACCGGGCGACAAGTGAAACCTTGGGCATTCCCGAAAAAGATTTGGTCGGAATGAAATGTTACCGGATGTGGCCCGGCCAGGATGATATCTGTCAGGGCTGTCCGATGATCAAAGCCATCGCCTGCGGTGAAACCTGTGAAGGAGAAGTGACGACCGCCGACGGGAAAACCTGGTATGTCCGGGGAAATCCAGTGTTTGGTGACGATGGCCGGGTTTCCGGAGTGGTGGAATTGCGGCTCGATATCACCGAACGCAAGGAACAAGAGGAAAAGATCCGGTACCTGACCTTCCACGACACCTTGACTGGTCTATATAACCGTCTTTTTTTCGAAGCGGAGCTTTCCCGTCTCGATACCCCCCGTCAACTGCCCATGACGGTGATCATCGGAGATATCAACGGATTGAAGCTGGTCAATGACGCGTTCGGACACGCCGAGGGAGACCGATTGCTTCTGCGGATCTCGGACATCCTCAAACAATCCTGCCGAAGGGAAGACATCCTGGCCCGGTGGGGTGGAGACGAGTTCATCATGCTCCTATCCCAGACCAGCACCACCATCGCCCGGAATATCGTCGAACGAATTCGCGAATCCTGCCGGCATTCGGATCATTTTCCCATCCCGGTCAGTATCGCACTGGGAACGGCAACGAAAAAAACACCGGAAGAATCTATAAAAAAAATCCTGATGCTGGCTGAAGACCGTATGTACAAAAATAAACGGACAGAAAGTCGGAAAACCAGAAAACTCATTTTCAAAGCCTTGGAAAAGACCCTCCGGGAACTCACCCGGGAAAGCGAAGCCTTCGTTCAGCCCCTCCTCTCGATCACACTCGCTCTCGGCCGGACCCTGCAGCTTTCCCAGAAAGAAATGGAAGCATTGGAGTTGCTGGTCTCCTTTCGGAACCTGGGGAAAATCGCCCTTCCACGGGAGACCATGGAAAAGACCACCCCCCTGACCGATAACGAACAGGAAAACCTTCGCAACCATCCGGATATTGGCTATCGTATCGCCCAGTCTATGCCCGAACTCGCTCCCATTGCCGAAGAGATTCTCTCCCACCACGAGTGCTACGACGGAACAGGATACCCGCAAGGACTCAAAGGGGAAGACATTCCCCTGCTTTCCCGTATCATCAAAGTATGCGAAACCTATATCAAACTCCGGTTGGGAATATACAAAGAACCACCGGTGAGCCGGGAGGATGCCCTGGCCGCCATCCAGCAGCGATCGGGCCTTAGCTTTGACCCGTCCATCGTTGACGCTCTTTCCTGGACTCTCGCACAAGGGGATTTTGATCCAGCCGGAGAAAAACGAGAGAGGGAATAA
- a CDS encoding ATP-binding cassette domain-containing protein produces MATHRVDEPAAEETSQGAVMLECSHVAKSYGRVRALNDISFQLRKKEILGIAGDNGAGKSTLIKIIRGAVKPSSGKIYLEGREVIFESPREATEAGVACVYQESTSVEQLTMAENFFLGQEPVRPVWGGLFRFVDYRKMWEESRVSLKELGFDLDVRELISNFSGGQRQAVAITRAMHFKPKLILLDEPTSALSEKAIDVFFEILRRSKHNYPMIFVTHDLDDTLRLCDRIIVIKHGEVTFETKVGQGIDRDELITYM; encoded by the coding sequence GTGGCAACTCACAGGGTAGATGAACCTGCGGCGGAAGAGACTTCTCAAGGGGCAGTCATGCTTGAATGCTCTCATGTGGCAAAAAGTTATGGCCGTGTTCGGGCCTTGAATGATATTTCTTTTCAATTGAGAAAAAAGGAAATATTGGGTATAGCGGGGGACAATGGGGCGGGAAAATCCACTCTGATAAAAATCATCAGGGGGGCCGTGAAGCCTTCCAGTGGGAAGATCTACTTAGAGGGTCGTGAAGTAATCTTTGAAAGCCCCCGTGAGGCTACCGAAGCCGGAGTTGCTTGTGTTTACCAGGAATCGACTTCGGTAGAACAGCTCACCATGGCCGAAAACTTCTTCTTGGGCCAGGAACCGGTCCGGCCGGTGTGGGGAGGCCTTTTTAGATTTGTCGATTATCGGAAAATGTGGGAAGAAAGCAGGGTATCTCTGAAGGAATTGGGGTTTGACCTTGACGTGAGAGAACTGATTTCAAACTTTTCCGGGGGACAGCGACAAGCGGTGGCCATAACCAGAGCGATGCATTTCAAACCAAAGCTTATTCTTTTGGACGAACCGACTTCAGCCCTATCGGAAAAGGCGATCGATGTCTTTTTTGAAATTTTGAGGCGTTCCAAGCATAACTATCCTATGATCTTCGTGACCCACGATCTGGATGACACCCTCAGGCTGTGTGACCGGATCATCGTCATCAAGCACGGAGAGGTTACTTTTGAAACCAAAGTGGGGCAAGGCATTGATCGGGATGAACTCATTACCTATATGTAG
- a CDS encoding flavin reductase, protein MNLDALYTLNCGMYILSSADREKKNGLIVNALVQVTAFPNQVVASVNKESLTHELIDRSGFFTVSALEKETPLQLIGAFGFFSGRDKDKFASVQHFMGKTGFPVVSEHTVSYLEAKVTGRFDSGSHFLYLGEILETEFLNITLEPMLYTYYRDVKGGKVPRTAATYRPEPGEEKPAAQRYRCLVCGYIYDERYGDPDSGITAGTAFDDIPEDWTCPICGVGKDQFSKL, encoded by the coding sequence ATGAATCTCGATGCGCTCTATACGTTGAACTGTGGTATGTATATCCTCTCTTCGGCCGACAGAGAGAAGAAAAACGGGTTGATCGTGAATGCCTTAGTCCAGGTCACCGCTTTTCCCAACCAGGTCGTCGCCAGCGTGAACAAGGAAAGCCTCACTCACGAATTAATCGACCGGAGTGGCTTCTTCACCGTCTCGGCATTGGAAAAGGAAACGCCTCTTCAGTTGATCGGCGCCTTCGGGTTTTTTTCGGGACGGGATAAGGACAAGTTCGCTTCCGTGCAACATTTCATGGGCAAGACCGGGTTTCCGGTAGTCAGTGAACACACCGTCAGCTATTTGGAGGCGAAGGTCACCGGAAGGTTCGATTCCGGCAGCCACTTCCTTTATCTGGGAGAAATCCTGGAAACTGAATTTCTGAATATCACCCTCGAACCGATGCTTTATACCTATTACCGGGACGTCAAGGGCGGCAAAGTCCCGCGCACTGCCGCCACCTATCGCCCCGAACCGGGAGAAGAAAAACCTGCCGCCCAGCGGTATCGCTGCCTCGTCTGTGGATACATCTATGACGAGCGCTACGGGGATCCGGATTCCGGAATTACCGCCGGTACCGCCTTTGACGATATTCCGGAAGACTGGACCTGCCCGATCTGTGGGGTGGGAAAGGACCAGTTCAGCAAGCTGTAG
- a CDS encoding sugar phosphate isomerase/epimerase family protein — protein MKFGHATNSRGVVGHPVGVTSIKDLFYVANGDTELAIREVASAGYSGVELFDGNLLEFPGGAHALKNLLAELRIALIAVYSGANFIFPEILDEELWRIERAAKMAAELGAEHLVVGGGAKRVNGNTDHDYVLLGQGLDRVGEVAGGYGLIPSFHPHLGTCVELADQVVNAMKCTRINLCPDTAHLAAGGSDNRTIIQTYADRIKYVHLKDYLANPFGFVPLGEGQLDFFPIVQALQEIGYDGWITVETDGYPGDPQASAQKSRQYLDKLFIKG, from the coding sequence ATGAAGTTTGGTCACGCAACCAATTCTCGCGGAGTGGTTGGGCATCCCGTTGGTGTTACCAGCATTAAGGATCTTTTTTATGTGGCAAACGGCGACACCGAGTTGGCCATTCGGGAAGTCGCTTCAGCCGGCTACTCAGGCGTCGAGCTCTTTGATGGAAATCTTCTTGAATTTCCCGGTGGAGCGCATGCGCTAAAAAATCTCCTTGCCGAACTTCGGATCGCCTTAATTGCCGTTTACTCTGGGGCAAATTTTATTTTTCCGGAGATCCTCGATGAGGAGCTTTGGCGGATCGAGCGGGCTGCTAAGATGGCGGCAGAACTTGGAGCCGAACACCTGGTGGTCGGAGGAGGGGCGAAACGAGTGAATGGCAATACTGACCATGATTATGTCTTGCTCGGTCAAGGACTCGACAGGGTTGGCGAGGTTGCCGGAGGATACGGTTTGATCCCGAGTTTTCATCCCCACCTTGGAACCTGTGTTGAGTTAGCCGACCAAGTCGTAAATGCCATGAAATGCACCCGGATCAATCTGTGTCCGGATACCGCCCATCTGGCCGCCGGTGGCTCGGATAACCGAACCATCATCCAGACTTATGCCGACCGCATCAAATATGTGCACTTGAAAGACTACCTTGCCAACCCTTTTGGCTTTGTCCCGTTGGGAGAAGGTCAACTCGACTTCTTTCCAATAGTTCAAGCGCTCCAGGAAATCGGTTATGACGGATGGATTACCGTCGAGACCGATGGGTATCCGGGTGATCCCCAGGCCTCGGCCCAGAAGAGCAGACAATATTTAGATAAGCTTTTTATCAAAGGATAG